From Erwinia sp. HDF1-3R, one genomic window encodes:
- the purR gene encoding HTH-type transcriptional repressor PurR, with protein MATIKDVAKRAGVSTTTVSHVINKTRFVAEATREAVWTAIRELHYSPSAVARSLKVNHTRTIGLLATSSEAPYFAEIIEAVENSCFASGYTLILGNAHNDLVKQQAYLSMMAQKRVDGLLVMCSEYPDELIQMLEDNRNIPMVVMDWSESRGDFTDTVLDNAFEGGYLAGRYLIERGHRDIGVIPGQLERNTGGGRHAGFLKALSEAGITLRDEWRVQGDFEPESGYRAMQQILSQKQRPTAVFCGGDIMAMGAICAADEMGLRVPQDISVIGYDNVRNARYFTPALTTVHQPKERLGETAFEMLLDRITSKREEPQTIEVHPSLIERRSVADGPFVDYRR; from the coding sequence ATGGCAACAATCAAAGATGTGGCTAAACGCGCCGGGGTGTCGACCACCACGGTGTCCCACGTCATTAATAAAACGCGCTTTGTGGCCGAAGCCACGCGGGAAGCAGTATGGACTGCCATCCGCGAACTGCATTATTCGCCAAGTGCCGTCGCCCGCAGTCTCAAGGTTAATCACACCCGGACCATCGGCCTGCTGGCAACGTCCAGCGAGGCGCCCTACTTTGCCGAGATTATTGAAGCCGTGGAGAACAGCTGCTTTGCCAGCGGTTACACCCTGATTCTGGGCAATGCGCACAACGATCTGGTCAAACAGCAGGCGTATCTGTCAATGATGGCGCAAAAGCGCGTCGATGGCCTGCTGGTGATGTGCTCCGAGTATCCTGATGAACTGATCCAGATGCTTGAAGATAACCGAAATATTCCTATGGTCGTCATGGACTGGAGCGAGTCACGCGGTGATTTTACGGATACGGTGCTGGATAACGCCTTTGAGGGGGGTTATCTGGCAGGCCGCTATCTGATTGAGCGCGGCCATCGCGATATTGGCGTCATTCCCGGTCAGCTGGAACGTAACACCGGCGGTGGCCGTCATGCCGGTTTTCTAAAGGCGCTATCCGAAGCGGGGATCACCCTGCGCGATGAGTGGCGGGTACAGGGTGATTTCGAACCCGAATCTGGCTATCGTGCCATGCAGCAAATTTTATCCCAGAAGCAGCGTCCTACCGCCGTATTCTGCGGCGGCGATATTATGGCGATGGGGGCGATTTGTGCCGCTGATGAGATGGGTCTGCGCGTACCCCAGGATATCTCGGTCATCGGCTATGATAACGTGCGCAACGCGCGCTACTTCACCCCTGCCCTGACCACCGTTCACCAGCCAAAAGAGAGGCTGGGCGAAACGGCCTTTGAAATGCTGCTGGATCGTATTACCAGCAAGCGTGAGGAGCCACAGACGATTGAAGTTCATCCCAGCCTGATCGAGCGTCGTTCAGTGGCGGATGGTCCCTTTGTAGACTATCGCCGCTAA
- the punR gene encoding DNA-binding transcriptional activator PunR: protein MWSEHSLEVIDAVARNGSFTAAAAELHRVPSAISYTVRQLEEWLAVPLFTRRHRDVELTEAGRYFIQEGRSVIKKMLATRRQCQQVANGWRGQLNIAVDRIVKPQRTRQLVVDFYRHFPDMELHLSPEVFNGVWDALADGRVDVAIGATQAIPVGGRFAFRNMGALNWRCVVSARHPLTEISGPVSEEAIREWPSLTLEDTSRALPKRTTWTLDNQRRLVVPDWESAADCLLAGLCVGMVPGHFARPLLSSGALTELVLTATFPDSPCCVSWSQQQASPALGWLLDYLGDTGTLNNEWLNEGAEE, encoded by the coding sequence ATGTGGTCAGAACATTCCCTCGAAGTGATTGATGCCGTTGCCCGAAATGGCAGCTTTACCGCCGCTGCTGCTGAGCTGCACCGGGTCCCCTCCGCTATCAGCTATACCGTACGTCAGCTGGAAGAGTGGCTGGCCGTTCCGCTGTTTACACGCCGTCATCGCGATGTCGAACTGACCGAGGCGGGACGCTACTTCATTCAGGAGGGGCGGAGCGTAATCAAAAAAATGCTTGCCACCCGGCGTCAGTGCCAGCAGGTAGCAAACGGCTGGCGCGGGCAGCTAAATATCGCCGTAGACAGGATAGTGAAACCCCAGCGCACCCGGCAGCTGGTTGTCGATTTCTACCGTCATTTCCCGGATATGGAATTACACCTTTCCCCGGAGGTGTTTAATGGCGTGTGGGATGCGCTGGCGGATGGCCGGGTAGATGTGGCGATTGGCGCAACTCAGGCAATACCCGTTGGCGGGCGCTTTGCCTTTCGCAATATGGGCGCGCTGAACTGGCGCTGTGTGGTTAGCGCCCGCCATCCTTTGACAGAAATCTCAGGACCGGTCAGCGAGGAAGCCATCCGCGAATGGCCCTCTCTGACGCTGGAAGACACGTCCCGCGCGCTGCCCAAACGCACTACCTGGACGCTGGATAATCAGCGTCGGCTGGTGGTGCCCGATTGGGAAAGCGCTGCGGACTGCCTGCTGGCCGGGCTTTGCGTCGGAATGGTGCCAGGACATTTTGCCCGTCCGCTGCTGAGCAGCGGCGCACTGACGGAACTTGTGCTCACCGCGACATTTCCCGACAGCCCCTGCTGCGTCAGCTGGTCGCAGCAGCAGGCCAGCCCCGCGCTGGGCTGGCTGCTCGACTATCTTGGCGACACCGGGACGCTCAATAATGAGTGGCTGAACGAGGGGGCAGAGGAGTGA